The Vibrio navarrensis genome has a segment encoding these proteins:
- a CDS encoding L,D-transpeptidase family protein, with product MSKSLIVLLLAFLAPPLWALTQQEDVHWRIENSAALAYVQYPHQVEQLYREHGHQRIWTDARAIEQFEFQLELVKAAGVSSYFEHQIAKLNRYKAQQQWLGYDILATDILLSYLSYLDKLTRNGKDWLFASPLSQSLPAPNPRSLSNLAQEIRSGSLADYIASLRSPLQLNPQFEQRYRKLWNVQHQVTTEYRPQGLKKVGDSLTDKATLLRRLQMVGVDTHQSSDADPLYDAALAKAIKQFQKMHGLAQDGVIGPATIKWLNVSPAQRLHSMALNAERSRLWPQERDLLILVNVPGYEMQFWYKGEEVFESKVVVGKISRKTPIMEGKMDGIVLNPVWNVPNKIMVKDILPKLKRDQNYLKKQNIEILEAWDSETAIDPGSIDWSRVSRHNFPYKMRQLSGNTNALGLYKFNIPNKRAIFLHDTPSKRLFSRDNRAFSSGCVRVENADQFAHLLLQTQGLEEELTRQSAWQEPNNMIPLKTRVPVHIIYQTVWFDGEEINYRDDIYQFDLIRQQG from the coding sequence GTGTCTAAGTCGTTGATAGTTTTATTGCTAGCGTTTCTCGCTCCACCTTTGTGGGCATTAACCCAGCAGGAAGATGTCCATTGGCGTATTGAAAACTCCGCGGCTCTTGCTTATGTGCAATATCCTCATCAAGTGGAGCAGTTGTATCGAGAGCACGGGCACCAACGAATTTGGACGGATGCGAGAGCGATTGAGCAATTTGAATTTCAACTGGAATTGGTCAAAGCGGCCGGAGTGAGCTCTTATTTTGAACATCAAATCGCAAAACTCAATCGCTATAAAGCGCAGCAACAGTGGTTGGGTTATGACATTCTCGCCACCGACATCTTGCTTTCCTACCTGAGTTATCTCGACAAACTGACGCGCAATGGCAAAGATTGGCTGTTTGCTTCCCCGTTAAGTCAAAGTTTGCCAGCGCCTAATCCAAGGTCACTAAGCAATCTCGCACAAGAAATTCGTTCAGGCTCGCTTGCCGATTACATCGCCTCTTTGCGTTCTCCGTTGCAGCTCAACCCTCAATTTGAGCAGCGTTATCGCAAGTTATGGAATGTACAGCATCAAGTTACTACAGAGTACCGTCCACAAGGTCTGAAAAAAGTCGGTGACTCCCTTACGGATAAAGCCACTTTGCTCAGACGTTTGCAAATGGTCGGTGTTGATACCCATCAAAGCTCAGATGCTGATCCTCTCTATGATGCGGCGCTCGCTAAAGCCATCAAGCAATTTCAAAAGATGCATGGCCTCGCTCAGGACGGGGTGATAGGTCCTGCGACCATCAAATGGCTGAATGTTTCACCAGCACAACGTTTGCACTCGATGGCACTGAATGCAGAGCGTTCGCGCTTATGGCCGCAAGAGCGGGATTTGCTCATTCTGGTCAATGTGCCTGGCTATGAAATGCAATTTTGGTACAAGGGCGAGGAGGTATTCGAATCGAAAGTGGTGGTCGGAAAAATCAGCCGCAAAACACCGATCATGGAAGGGAAAATGGACGGTATCGTGCTTAACCCGGTGTGGAATGTGCCAAATAAAATTATGGTTAAAGACATTTTGCCTAAGCTGAAGCGCGACCAAAACTATCTTAAAAAACAAAATATTGAGATTTTGGAAGCGTGGGACTCAGAGACGGCCATCGACCCTGGAAGCATCGATTGGTCACGTGTTTCGCGACACAACTTCCCGTACAAAATGCGTCAGTTATCAGGCAACACAAACGCCTTAGGCTTGTATAAGTTTAACATTCCCAATAAACGGGCCATTTTTCTGCATGACACGCCTTCTAAGCGTCTGTTCTCCAGAGATAATCGAGCGTTTAGTTCCGGCTGCGTGCGGGTGGAAAATGCCGATCAATTTGCCCATTTATTACTGCAAACCCAAGGGCTAGAAGAAGAACTCACGCGACAATCTGCCTGGCAAGAGCCTAACAATATGATCCCGCTCAAGACTCGCGTGCCAGTACACATCATTTATCAAACGGTTTGGTTTGATGGTGAAGAGATCAATTATCGTGACGATATTTATCAATTCGATTTGATTCGCCAGCAGGGATGA
- a CDS encoding DUF882 domain-containing protein, translating to MASATVAAVSCMPSRAFASLPDAPRELAMNNLHTGEWLESCYFDGVSYVEEELARLDHLCRDFRQNEAHPMDRRLFDQLTQIQTLIGTQNEVQIISGYRSPVTNAALRARSSAVAKKSYHMLGKAIDFRIDGVAIATVHEAALTLNAGGVGYYPRSDFVHIDTGPVRQW from the coding sequence ATGGCGAGTGCGACTGTCGCAGCGGTTTCGTGCATGCCCAGTCGAGCATTTGCTTCGTTGCCTGATGCACCTCGGGAATTGGCAATGAACAATTTACACACGGGCGAGTGGTTGGAAAGTTGTTACTTCGATGGCGTGAGCTACGTTGAAGAAGAGCTGGCTCGCCTTGACCATTTATGCCGGGACTTTCGCCAAAACGAAGCGCATCCGATGGACAGACGTCTGTTTGATCAACTCACGCAAATTCAAACTCTGATTGGCACACAAAACGAAGTGCAGATCATTTCGGGCTATCGTTCGCCCGTGACCAACGCGGCGCTAAGAGCTCGCTCTTCGGCGGTCGCTAAGAAAAGTTATCACATGCTGGGTAAAGCGATAGACTTTCGTATCGATGGCGTTGCCATCGCCACGGTCCATGAAGCCGCCTTAACGCTCAACGCGGGTGGTGTTGGTTACTATCCGCGCAGTGATTTTGTGCACATCGACACCGGGCCCGTTCGTCAATGGTAG
- a CDS encoding MBL fold metallo-hydrolase — MALKYQIVPVTPFAQNCSIVWCDEAMKGIVIDPGGDEKQLAARIKELGVEVVQLVLTHGHLDHVGGTERLSELLGQVEIVGPHKADNFWLQGLERQSQMFGFPLTQAFEPHQWLQDGDEIRFGHQVLQVLHTPGHTPGHVVLFSEQARRAFVGDVLFNGSIGRTDFPQGDFNTLIASIKNKLWPLGNDVTFIPGHGPESTFGHERKTNPFVADEMPLY, encoded by the coding sequence ATGGCACTTAAATATCAGATTGTTCCCGTTACTCCTTTCGCGCAAAACTGCTCGATTGTCTGGTGCGATGAAGCCATGAAAGGCATCGTGATTGACCCAGGCGGCGATGAGAAACAACTGGCGGCACGTATCAAAGAGCTCGGCGTTGAGGTTGTGCAATTGGTTTTAACCCACGGTCATCTGGATCATGTTGGTGGTACGGAGCGTTTGTCTGAACTCTTAGGCCAAGTGGAAATCGTTGGCCCGCACAAAGCCGATAACTTCTGGCTGCAAGGTTTGGAACGGCAAAGCCAAATGTTCGGGTTTCCTTTGACACAAGCATTTGAACCGCATCAGTGGTTACAGGATGGTGACGAGATCCGCTTTGGGCACCAAGTGCTGCAAGTGCTGCATACTCCAGGTCATACACCGGGCCATGTGGTGCTGTTTAGCGAACAAGCTCGTCGCGCTTTTGTCGGCGATGTCCTGTTTAACGGCAGCATCGGCCGTACCGATTTCCCACAAGGGGATTTCAACACCTTGATCGCTTCGATTAAAAACAAGCTTTGGCCTTTAGGCAATGACGTGACGTTTATCCCGGGTCATGGACCAGAGTCAACCTTTGGCCATGAGCGCAAAACCAATCCATTCGTCGCTGACGAGATGCCGCTCTACTGA
- a CDS encoding DUF2982 domain-containing protein, whose product MQTLQLCNYDFSLNSNKGRGLIGGFLAAALLLLSLSTSWLQAFVAITLLLFLALLGIYLMLRSQVKYTLTATHFQQHLFKGGWVVKWRNIEKIGVCTVETQGWHEPLPWIGIKLKNYTPYLDAICPRVASEILLSQRALLYLGAHQHRCTNQFEDMVLNSDPVHIGDERLYTGLKAMLANRMRYQRRFFDYDIFISAQDLDREADDFVGLARRYLAAAEPD is encoded by the coding sequence ATGCAAACGCTGCAATTGTGCAACTACGATTTCAGTCTCAACTCAAATAAAGGTCGGGGCTTGATTGGCGGATTCTTGGCCGCTGCTTTACTGCTTTTGTCCCTCTCTACCAGTTGGTTACAAGCTTTTGTCGCCATCACACTGCTGCTTTTTCTAGCCTTACTTGGCATCTACTTAATGCTGCGCAGCCAAGTGAAATACACCCTCACTGCCACTCACTTCCAACAACACCTGTTTAAAGGCGGTTGGGTGGTCAAATGGCGCAATATTGAAAAAATTGGCGTCTGCACTGTTGAGACACAAGGTTGGCATGAGCCGCTACCTTGGATAGGCATTAAACTCAAAAACTATACGCCCTATCTGGATGCGATTTGTCCCCGAGTCGCCAGCGAAATTCTCCTCAGTCAACGAGCCCTACTTTACTTGGGCGCACATCAACATCGGTGTACAAACCAGTTTGAAGATATGGTGCTCAACTCAGATCCCGTCCACATTGGCGATGAGCGTTTGTATACCGGATTAAAAGCCATGCTCGCCAACCGCATGCGCTATCAGCGGCGTTTTTTTGATTACGACATTTTTATTTCGGCGCAAGATCTCGACCGGGAAGCCGACGATTTTGTCGGCCTGGCTCGGCGCTACTTAGCCGCCGCCGAACCAGATTAA
- a CDS encoding TRAP transporter substrate-binding protein — MSLIQQSLKRVLKSTAVAAALALLATSANAAEKVYRLKLAETWGPNFPIFGDATKNMAKMAEEMSNGRLQIRIDSANKHKAPLGVFDMVKSGQYDMGHSASYYWKGKVPNTLYFTSMPFGMLPMEQYAWFYYGGGMELMEKVYAPHNMLSFPGGNTDTQMGGWFQKEINSVDDLQGLKMRIPGFAGEILAELGAKPTNIAPGELYTSLERRTIDALEWVGPSLDLRMGFHKIAPYYYTGWHEPATELQFLVNQRTWDGLPQDLKAILLVAMKTAAYDMYTQSKHENGKNWASIKSEYPNVQVKDFPPAVMSAMRAANDKLLKEHAEKDALAKEIQESQAAYLKQVRPWTDISTRAYLNGQAQ; from the coding sequence ATGAGTCTTATCCAACAATCTCTAAAACGTGTGCTGAAAAGTACTGCCGTGGCGGCCGCTTTGGCACTGCTTGCGACATCGGCCAATGCGGCAGAAAAAGTGTACCGCCTGAAACTGGCAGAAACGTGGGGGCCTAACTTTCCCATCTTCGGTGATGCGACCAAAAATATGGCGAAAATGGCAGAAGAGATGTCCAACGGCCGCTTGCAGATCCGTATCGACTCTGCCAACAAGCACAAAGCACCGCTTGGCGTGTTCGACATGGTGAAATCAGGACAGTACGACATGGGGCACTCAGCGTCCTATTACTGGAAAGGCAAAGTACCGAACACGCTCTACTTTACGTCAATGCCGTTTGGTATGTTGCCGATGGAACAATACGCTTGGTTCTATTACGGCGGCGGTATGGAGTTGATGGAGAAGGTGTACGCGCCGCACAACATGCTGTCTTTCCCGGGGGGTAACACGGATACCCAAATGGGCGGCTGGTTCCAAAAAGAGATCAACTCGGTAGATGATCTGCAAGGGTTGAAGATGCGCATTCCCGGTTTTGCGGGCGAAATCTTAGCCGAGCTTGGCGCGAAACCGACCAACATTGCACCGGGTGAATTGTATACCTCACTTGAGCGTCGTACGATTGATGCGCTGGAGTGGGTCGGCCCATCACTGGATTTGCGCATGGGTTTTCACAAAATCGCCCCTTATTACTACACAGGTTGGCATGAGCCAGCTACGGAATTGCAGTTTTTGGTCAACCAACGTACTTGGGATGGGCTGCCTCAAGACTTGAAAGCGATTCTGCTGGTGGCAATGAAAACTGCGGCGTACGACATGTATACCCAATCCAAGCATGAAAATGGCAAAAACTGGGCATCGATCAAATCTGAATACCCGAATGTACAAGTGAAAGACTTCCCGCCTGCGGTGATGTCTGCGATGCGTGCAGCCAACGACAAGTTGCTAAAAGAGCATGCTGAGAAAGATGCACTGGCCAAAGAGATCCAAGAATCGCAAGCGGCTTATCTTAAGCAGGTTCGTCCTTGGACCGACATTTCTACCCGCGCGTACCTAAATGGTCAGGCGCAATAA